A genomic stretch from Centroberyx gerrardi isolate f3 chromosome 10, fCenGer3.hap1.cur.20231027, whole genome shotgun sequence includes:
- the LOC139926547 gene encoding uncharacterized protein LOC139926547 isoform X1 has translation MTHFRGQIRGPHWGPAMDNMLIDFWRKHECLFNSSLESYYDKDLKTKLWSEFALSIGKPASDVERRSRSLRTQYGRVLWHPERINTFQQRMLKDKLDFLRPYIVRRRVDASLDDRYDDKEEDDDEVETEGSIDQETGSIFGSPLDADMSGPDPAYEPQSVASTPNPAPPHCPLSQPQVTEVMSLSCDSQNDESPPDLPDRTAAVPTAPKHNVLNQFAEVMLADMRQIKDPMVLMRLRRDITDLVFKAVEDDVQRRCGRPLSVSAPGERAQLHGCTGPHRAPCSQVNFSRRQRYLKRRSKGSQIGRRMQRWEEMQHMRRLARSQGMQPVQQGEEMERTSETSSQALLQPSEIKTEPEPHTIKIEEEPLPVV, from the exons ATGACACATTTTCGCGGGCAGATCCGCGGCCCACACTGGGGTCCTGCCATGGACAACATGCTGATAGATTTCTGGCGCAAACACGAATGTCTGTTTAATTCCTCGTTAGAGTCTTACTACGACAAGGACCTGAAGACAAAGCTGTGGTCCGAGTTCGCCTTGTCCATCGGAAAGCCTG CGTCTGATGTGGAAAGAAGGTCGAGATCCCTTCGGACTCAGTATGGGAGGGTGTTGTGGCATCCGGAGAGGATCAACACTTTCCAGCAAAGGATGCTGAAGGACAAACTTGATTTCCTGAGGCCTTACATAGTTCGCAGACGAGTCGACGCATCTCTG GACGACAGGTATGATGATAAAGAAGAAGACGATGACGAGGTGGAGACGGAAGGCAGTATTGACCAGGAGACCGGCAGCATATTCGGCAGCCCGCTGGACGCTGACATGTCCGGGCCAGATCCCGCCTACGAGCCCCAGTCTGTTGCCTCCACTCCGAATCCTGCTCCGCCCCACTGTCCGCTTTCACAGCCTCAAGTTACAGAAGTCATGTCTTTGAGCTGCGACAGTCAGAACGACGAGAGTCCCCCCGATCTGCCCGATCGAACGGCGGCTGTACCAACCGCACCAAAACACAATGTACTAAACCAGTTTGCGGAGGTTATGCTGGCAGACATGCGGCAAATCAAAGATCCTATGGTGCTCATGAGACTTCGCCGAGACATCACCGACCTGGTGTTCAAAGCGGTGGAAGACGACGTGCAGAGACGGTGCGGCCGACCGTTGTCCGTCTCCGCGCCGGGGGAGAGAGCGCAGTTACACGGCTGCACCGGGCCGCACCGAGCGCCGTGTTCGCAGGTGAACTTTTCTCGGCGGCAGAGATACTTGAAGAGGCGGAGCAAAGGGTCTCAGATAGGGAGGAGGATGCAGAGGTGGGAGGAGATGCAGCACATGAGGAGACTGGCCAGGAGTCAAGGGATGCAGCCGGTCCAACaaggggaagagatggagaggacgAGTGAAACCAGTTCTCAGGCTTTGCTTCAGCCGTCTGAGATCAAAACGGAGCCAGAACCGCACACGATTAAGATCGAGGAGGAGCCACTGCCAGTGGTTTGA
- the LOC139926530 gene encoding uncharacterized protein LOC139926530, which yields MASKDQTDREWRDEIDQKLIEFWREHECLFNASKASYQNKKLKTQLWSEFALSMGLNVSDVERRSRSLRTQYGRLIGHPEKITTKKKRMLKEQLSFLKPYIVPRRVTDAQDEDEEDDEDEEEETEGSVDTGSVFGSPLRTDVFGPDPRFPASPPNAAPLHRPPSQPQLTEAVSLSCNCPYDDSPPEPVGDGLKNDVLSQFVKVMLSDMHQIKDSMVLMRLRRDITDLVFKAVEQDVQRRRV from the exons ATGGCATCGAAGGATCAAACGGACCGCGAGTGGCGGGATGAAATAGACCAGAAACTGATAGAATTCTGGAGAGAGCACGAATGTCTCTTCAATGCCTCAAAGGCATCTtaccaaaataaaaagttgaaaaCTCAGCTGTGGTCTGAATTCGCGTTATCCATGGGACTGAATG TATCCGACGTGGAGAGAAGATCCAGGTCTCTCCGCACGCAGTACGGCAGGTTGATAGGTCATCCGGAAAAGATCACGACCAAGAAGAAACGCATGCTGAAGGAGCAGCTGAGTTTCCTGAAGCCGTACATCGTCCCGCGGAGAGTGACAGACGCTCAG gacgaggatgaggaggacgatgaagacgaggaggaggaaaccGAAGGCAGCGTCGACACGGGCAGCGTGTTCGGCAGCCCGCTACGCACTGATGTGTTCGGTCCAGATCCCCGGTTTCCCGCCTCGCCCCCAAACGCCGCGCCCCTCCACCGCCCGCCTTCACAGCCTCAACTCACAGAAGCCGTGTCTCTGAGCTGTAACTGTCCGTATGACGACAGTCCGCCGGAGCCGGTGGGGGACGGGCTGAAAAACGACGTGCTGAGCCAGTTTGTGAAGGTCATGCTGTCCGACATGCACCAAATCAAAGACTCTATGGTGCTCATGAGGCTTCGCAGGGACATCACAGATTTAGTGTTCAAAGCAGTGGAGCAGGATGTGCAGAGACGACGGGTCTGA
- the LOC139926547 gene encoding uncharacterized protein LOC139926547 isoform X2: MLASDVERRSRSLRTQYGRVLWHPERINTFQQRMLKDKLDFLRPYIVRRRVDASLDDRYDDKEEDDDEVETEGSIDQETGSIFGSPLDADMSGPDPAYEPQSVASTPNPAPPHCPLSQPQVTEVMSLSCDSQNDESPPDLPDRTAAVPTAPKHNVLNQFAEVMLADMRQIKDPMVLMRLRRDITDLVFKAVEDDVQRRCGRPLSVSAPGERAQLHGCTGPHRAPCSQVNFSRRQRYLKRRSKGSQIGRRMQRWEEMQHMRRLARSQGMQPVQQGEEMERTSETSSQALLQPSEIKTEPEPHTIKIEEEPLPVV, encoded by the exons ATGTTAG CGTCTGATGTGGAAAGAAGGTCGAGATCCCTTCGGACTCAGTATGGGAGGGTGTTGTGGCATCCGGAGAGGATCAACACTTTCCAGCAAAGGATGCTGAAGGACAAACTTGATTTCCTGAGGCCTTACATAGTTCGCAGACGAGTCGACGCATCTCTG GACGACAGGTATGATGATAAAGAAGAAGACGATGACGAGGTGGAGACGGAAGGCAGTATTGACCAGGAGACCGGCAGCATATTCGGCAGCCCGCTGGACGCTGACATGTCCGGGCCAGATCCCGCCTACGAGCCCCAGTCTGTTGCCTCCACTCCGAATCCTGCTCCGCCCCACTGTCCGCTTTCACAGCCTCAAGTTACAGAAGTCATGTCTTTGAGCTGCGACAGTCAGAACGACGAGAGTCCCCCCGATCTGCCCGATCGAACGGCGGCTGTACCAACCGCACCAAAACACAATGTACTAAACCAGTTTGCGGAGGTTATGCTGGCAGACATGCGGCAAATCAAAGATCCTATGGTGCTCATGAGACTTCGCCGAGACATCACCGACCTGGTGTTCAAAGCGGTGGAAGACGACGTGCAGAGACGGTGCGGCCGACCGTTGTCCGTCTCCGCGCCGGGGGAGAGAGCGCAGTTACACGGCTGCACCGGGCCGCACCGAGCGCCGTGTTCGCAGGTGAACTTTTCTCGGCGGCAGAGATACTTGAAGAGGCGGAGCAAAGGGTCTCAGATAGGGAGGAGGATGCAGAGGTGGGAGGAGATGCAGCACATGAGGAGACTGGCCAGGAGTCAAGGGATGCAGCCGGTCCAACaaggggaagagatggagaggacgAGTGAAACCAGTTCTCAGGCTTTGCTTCAGCCGTCTGAGATCAAAACGGAGCCAGAACCGCACACGATTAAGATCGAGGAGGAGCCACTGCCAGTGGTTTGA
- the LOC139926531 gene encoding actin-related protein 3, with protein sequence MAGRLPACVVDCGTGYTKLGYAGNTEPQFIVPSCIAIKESAKVGDQAQRRMMKGVDDLDFFIGDEAIDKPTYATKWPIRHGIVEDWDLMERFMEQVIFKYLRAEPEDHYFLLTEPPLNTPENREYTAEIMFESFNVPGLYIAVQAVLALAASWTSRQVGERTLTGTVIDSGDGVTHVIPVAEGYVIGSCIKHIPIAGRDITYFTQQLLREREVGIPPEQSLETAKAVKERFSYVCPDLVKEFNKYDTDGSKWIKQYTGINAISKKEFTIDVGYERFLGPEIFFHPEFANPDFTQPISEVVDEVIQNCPIDVRRPLYKNIVLSGGSTMFRDFGRRLQRDLKRTVDARLKMSEELSGGKLKPKPIDVQVITHHMQRYAVWFGGSMLASTPEFYQVCHTKKDYEEIGPSICRHNPVFGVMS encoded by the exons ATGGCAGGACGGTTACCGGCGTGTGTTGTCGACTGCGGTACAGG ATACACTAAACTGGGGTACGCAGGGAACACAGAGCCACAGTTCATCGTTCCATCAT GTATTGCCATCAAAGAGTCAGCCAAGGTTGGGGACCAGGCCCAGCGGAGGATGATGAAGGGGGTGGATGACTTGGATTTCTTCATCGGAGATGAGGCAATAGACAAGCCCACATACGCTACTAAG TGGCCAATCCGTCATGGTATTGTGGAGGACTGGGACCTGATGGAGCGCTTCATGGAGCAGGTCATCTTCAAGTATCTGAGGGCGGAGCCTGAGGACCACTACTTCCTCCTG ACAGAGCCTCCTCTGAACACACCAGAAAATCGGGAGTACACAGCTGAGATCATGTTTGAATCCTTCAATGTCCCGGGACTGTACATCGCAGTGCAG GCTGTGCTGGCTCTGGCAGCCTCCTGGACGTCCAGACAGGTGGGAGAGAGGACACTGACAGGCACCGTCATCGACAGCGGGGACGGCGTCACCCACGTCATCCCGGTG gccgaGGGTTATGTTATTGGCAGCTGTATAAAGCACATTCCCATCGCGGGACGCGACATCACCTACTTCACCCAGCAGCTCCTGAGGGAGCGGGAGGTGGGCATCCCGCCGGAGCAGTCGCTGGAGACCGCCAAGGCAGTCAAG GAGCGGTTCAGCTACGTGTGTCCAGATCTAGTCAAAGAGTTCAACAAGTACGACACGGACGGCTCCAAGTGGATCAAGCAGTACACCGGCATCAACGCCATCAGCAAGAAGGAGTTCACCATTGACGTTGGCTACGAGCGCTTCCTGGGGCCCGAGATCTTCTTCCACCCAGAG TTCGCCAACCCTGATTTCACCCAGCCAATCTCTGAGGTTGTGGACGAGGTCATTCAGAACTGCCCTATCGATGTCAGACGTCCTCTCTATAAG AACATTGTTCTCTCAGGAGGCTCCACCATGTTCAGGGACTTTGGGCGCCGTCTGCAGAGAGACCTGAAGAGGACGGTGGACGCCCGGCTGAAGATGAGCGAGGAGCTGAGCGGGGGCAAGCTCAAG CCCAAACCAATTGACGTCCAAGTTATCACTCATCATATGCAGAGATATGCTGTGTGGTTTGGTGGATCAATGTTAGCATCAACT CCTGAGTTCTACCAGGTTTGCCACACCAAAAAGGACTACGAAGAGATCGGGCCAAGCATCTGTCGCCACAACCCTGTGTTTGGAGTCATGTCTTAA